Proteins co-encoded in one Strix uralensis isolate ZFMK-TIS-50842 chromosome 2, bStrUra1, whole genome shotgun sequence genomic window:
- the RP2 gene encoding protein XRP2 isoform X2: MIDPKDYTFSGLKDETVGRLPGKVAGQQFVIQDCENCSIYIFDHSATITVDDCVNCQIFLGPIKGSVFFRDCKDCKCIVACQQFRTRDCRKLEVFLCCATQPIIESSTGMKFGCFQYYYPELALQFKDAGLSIFNNIWSNIHDFTPVSGENNWGLLPENAVVQDYVPLPSSEELKAVRISTDATRSIIPITRGQRQKSSDESCLAVFFAGDYTTANARKLIDEMTGKGFQLVQTKEVSMKAEDAHRVFQQCASEFIPLLEKGPVVALEFDGDGAVEGCQSTINDVFSGTKIFVSESKASASQDVDNFYNFADMQMGM, translated from the exons ATG atTGACCCCAAAGATTACACTTTTTCTGGACTTAAAGATGAAACTGTGGGTCGACTGCCTGGAAAGGTAGCAGGACAACAATTTGTCATTCAGGACTGTGAGAACTGTAGTATCTACATATTTGACCATTCTGCTACAATCACTGTTGATGACTGTGTAAACTGCCAAATCTTTTTAGGACCAATAAAAGGCAGCGTGTTTTTCCGTGACTGCAAAGATTGTAAATGCATAGTGGCCTGCCAACAGTTTCGCACTCGGGACTGCAGGAAGCTGGAGGTATTCTTGTGCTGTGCCACCCAGCCCATTATCGAGTCCTCCACAGGTATGAAATTCGGATGTTTCCAGTACTATTATCCTGAGCTTGCTTTACAGTTTAAAGATGCTGGACTGAGTATCTTCAATAACATATGGAGCAACATCCATGACTTTACCCCTGTGTCAGGAGAAAATAACTGGGGCCTTTTGCCCGAGAATGCTGTAGTCCAAGATTATgttcctctgcccagctctgaggAGCTGAAAGCTGTTAGAATTTCTACTGATGCTACGAGGAGCATAATACCAATAACTCGAGGGCAGAGACAGAAAAGCAGCGATGAATCATGTTTGGCTGTGTTTTTTGCTGGTGACTACACAACTGCAAATGCCAGGAAGTTAATTGATGAG ATGACTGGTAAAGGCTTTCAGCTGGTACAGACTAAAGAAGTCTCAATGAAGGCAGAGGATGCTCACAGAGTTTTCCAACAGTGCGCATCAGAATTCATTCCACTGCTTGAAAAAG GTCCAGTGGTTGCTTTGGAGTTCGATGGAGATGGTGCTGTGGAAGGATGTCAGAGCACTATAAATGATGTTTTTAGTGGGACCAAG atttttgtatCAGAGAGCAAGGCATCAGCATCTCAAGATGTGGACAATTTCTACAACTTTGCTGACATGCAGATGGGAATGTGA
- the RP2 gene encoding protein XRP2 isoform X1, whose translation MGCFFSRRRKPAQGGQQQQQQAAVGTGQDAAAGEEKAPQYSWDQRAKIDPKDYTFSGLKDETVGRLPGKVAGQQFVIQDCENCSIYIFDHSATITVDDCVNCQIFLGPIKGSVFFRDCKDCKCIVACQQFRTRDCRKLEVFLCCATQPIIESSTGMKFGCFQYYYPELALQFKDAGLSIFNNIWSNIHDFTPVSGENNWGLLPENAVVQDYVPLPSSEELKAVRISTDATRSIIPITRGQRQKSSDESCLAVFFAGDYTTANARKLIDEMTGKGFQLVQTKEVSMKAEDAHRVFQQCASEFIPLLEKGPVVALEFDGDGAVEGCQSTINDVFSGTKIFVSESKASASQDVDNFYNFADMQMGM comes from the exons ATGGGCTGCTTCTTCTCCCGCCGCAGGAAGCCGGCCCAgggcggccagcagcagcagcagcaagcggCGGTGGGAACCGGCCAAGACGCGGCGGCCGGCGAGGAGAAGGCGCCGCAGTACAGCTGGGACCAGCGAGCCAAG atTGACCCCAAAGATTACACTTTTTCTGGACTTAAAGATGAAACTGTGGGTCGACTGCCTGGAAAGGTAGCAGGACAACAATTTGTCATTCAGGACTGTGAGAACTGTAGTATCTACATATTTGACCATTCTGCTACAATCACTGTTGATGACTGTGTAAACTGCCAAATCTTTTTAGGACCAATAAAAGGCAGCGTGTTTTTCCGTGACTGCAAAGATTGTAAATGCATAGTGGCCTGCCAACAGTTTCGCACTCGGGACTGCAGGAAGCTGGAGGTATTCTTGTGCTGTGCCACCCAGCCCATTATCGAGTCCTCCACAGGTATGAAATTCGGATGTTTCCAGTACTATTATCCTGAGCTTGCTTTACAGTTTAAAGATGCTGGACTGAGTATCTTCAATAACATATGGAGCAACATCCATGACTTTACCCCTGTGTCAGGAGAAAATAACTGGGGCCTTTTGCCCGAGAATGCTGTAGTCCAAGATTATgttcctctgcccagctctgaggAGCTGAAAGCTGTTAGAATTTCTACTGATGCTACGAGGAGCATAATACCAATAACTCGAGGGCAGAGACAGAAAAGCAGCGATGAATCATGTTTGGCTGTGTTTTTTGCTGGTGACTACACAACTGCAAATGCCAGGAAGTTAATTGATGAG ATGACTGGTAAAGGCTTTCAGCTGGTACAGACTAAAGAAGTCTCAATGAAGGCAGAGGATGCTCACAGAGTTTTCCAACAGTGCGCATCAGAATTCATTCCACTGCTTGAAAAAG GTCCAGTGGTTGCTTTGGAGTTCGATGGAGATGGTGCTGTGGAAGGATGTCAGAGCACTATAAATGATGTTTTTAGTGGGACCAAG atttttgtatCAGAGAGCAAGGCATCAGCATCTCAAGATGTGGACAATTTCTACAACTTTGCTGACATGCAGATGGGAATGTGA